The DNA sequence CCGGTTTCGTCCGTCCATCAATTGACGCGCCTGGGCCGTCTCAAGCCCACGGGGAAGGGTGACGAACCCCTCTACTCCAAAGAAACCATCGACGCTTATCTCAGCCTGGTTGCCGACACCATGGCCGAAAGACGGCCCGGCGGCAAAGAAAGACGCGTTCACGCCAGGCGCCGCTGTTTCATCC is a window from the Verrucomicrobiia bacterium genome containing:
- a CDS encoding helix-turn-helix domain-containing protein → MTASQGPRPAVPAEAKAAPERASSTRLEKHHYMTVQEVSEYLKLPVSSVHQLTRLGRLKPTGKGDEPLYSKETIDAYLSLVADTMAERRPGGKERRVHARRRCFI